The Nitrososphaerota archaeon genome has a segment encoding these proteins:
- a CDS encoding cysteine hydrolase, protein MVENALSGIIIRFLIVSRGSLNNEERFLLLENNKRLIEKMRSKKLQVSYVRNAKRSDAIDYAGSRRGGRSKALPMYVDNTWGSQIVEEIKPEADDIVVVKSGHSAFGSTTLHRILRNLKVDKYIVAGGAVNGCVADRVMEGAGLGYRLIVVSDATFRSLNSPHLQLLTDWAEIMSTEQVIRSLQ, encoded by the coding sequence ATGGTAGAGAACGCTCTGTCGGGTATCATAATACGGTTCCTGATAGTATCCAGAGGTAGTTTGAACAATGAAGAACGCTTTCTACTCTTAGAAAACAACAAGAGGCTGATAGAGAAAATGCGAAGCAAAAAATTGCAGGTAAGCTATGTCAGAAATGCGAAACGCAGTGATGCTATCGACTATGCTGGAAGCAGAAGAGGAGGGCGTTCTAAAGCCCTTCCTATGTACGTAGACAACACTTGGGGCTCGCAGATAGTCGAAGAAATCAAGCCAGAGGCAGATGATATCGTAGTTGTAAAAAGCGGGCACAGCGCGTTCGGTTCAACAACGCTACACAGAATACTTAGGAACTTAAAAGTCGATAAATACATCGTTGCTGGTGGCGCGGTTAACGGCTGCGTCGCTGACAGAGTTATGGAGGGCGCAGGTTTGGGATATAGACTCATAGTTGTTTCCGATGCCACATTCAGGTCTCTGAATTCTCCTCATTTACAACTGCTGACAGACTGGGCTGAAATCATGTCGACAGAGCAGGTTATACGTTCGTTACAATGA
- a CDS encoding extracellular solute-binding protein, with protein MKQSTIEKAEKEGRVLIYGTVEKDEFASWKKAFERKYPSIEIDYRREYVYGTPPPMAKKMMQEIKEGKETADAIIATVPPMMQMRDLNLLSKVKLEEASAYPEDIRQKDGYWFPIVSIPIVQIYNPKLISKRELPKTALDLTSPKWKNAIVLHDMTLGTLGSYWLACLRPIFGEKKWSKFVRGLAANKPKAFPLYDNITDSVTSGETKIGMTILLHDLVKAKEAKRNLARLILKDVPILTSFNAIARTKAGKHPVSAELVIDFLISSSGQKKIGSTYVRIPARLKTGAPYSMEKLVGKEKTPVFPNELMLTSISDSIKLFVKLFK; from the coding sequence TTGAAGCAATCGACCATAGAAAAGGCGGAAAAAGAGGGCAGAGTTCTAATCTACGGCACGGTTGAAAAGGACGAATTTGCAAGCTGGAAGAAAGCCTTTGAGAGAAAGTACCCCTCGATTGAGATAGATTACCGCAGAGAGTACGTGTACGGAACCCCTCCTCCGATGGCCAAGAAGATGATGCAGGAAATCAAGGAGGGCAAGGAGACTGCCGATGCTATTATAGCAACCGTGCCTCCAATGATGCAGATGCGCGACCTGAACCTCCTTTCAAAAGTCAAACTTGAAGAGGCATCAGCCTATCCGGAAGACATTCGACAAAAAGACGGCTACTGGTTCCCCATAGTCTCGATACCCATAGTCCAGATATACAATCCGAAACTGATTTCTAAGAGAGAACTGCCAAAGACGGCCCTTGACCTGACATCTCCAAAGTGGAAAAATGCAATAGTTTTGCACGATATGACTCTCGGCACGCTGGGATCCTACTGGCTCGCCTGTTTAAGGCCTATTTTCGGAGAAAAGAAGTGGAGCAAGTTTGTCCGCGGGCTGGCTGCGAACAAGCCGAAAGCCTTCCCGCTTTACGACAATATAACTGACTCTGTTACCAGTGGTGAAACGAAGATAGGCATGACGATTCTACTGCACGATCTTGTAAAGGCTAAGGAGGCGAAGAGGAACCTAGCAAGATTAATCTTAAAAGACGTTCCAATCTTGACATCTTTTAACGCGATTGCAAGGACAAAGGCAGGCAAGCACCCAGTCTCTGCTGAACTTGTCATAGATTTCTTGATCTCCAGTTCAGGCCAAAAGAAGATCGGAAGCACTTATGTGAGGATACCCGCAAGGCTCAAGACCGGTGCTCCTTATAGCATGGAGAAACTGGTCGGGAAGGAAAAGACACCCGTATTTCCGAATGAACTAATGCTAACGAGCATATCAGACTCCATCAAACTGTTCGTTAAGCTCTTCAAGTAA